The Thermus brockianus genome window below encodes:
- a CDS encoding A/G-specific adenine glycosylase: MRLQEALLAWYRKNARPLPWRGEKDPYRILVSEVLLQQTRVAQAIPYYRRFLARFPTLEALREAPLEEVLKVWQGAGYYRRAENLHRLAQAVERLPRRFAELKRLPGLGPYTAAAVASMAFGERVAAVDGNVRRVLARLFARENPSPKELFALAEGLLPEGEDPGVWNQALMELGATVCLPRKPLCPACPLKAFCQGQGNWERYPRPRRREAPEERLAALVLWGAGGVYLERLSGRFRGLYGVPLFPEEELADRAKAFGVAPRYLAEVRHALTHRRLRVKVYGALWEGVGEDPKGKPLPKLMEKVLGKALPLLAHAGVVPFPHAKPHGVEPR, translated from the coding sequence GTGAGGCTTCAGGAAGCCCTCCTCGCCTGGTACCGAAAGAACGCCCGCCCCCTTCCCTGGCGGGGGGAGAAGGACCCCTACCGCATCCTGGTCTCCGAGGTCCTCCTGCAACAGACCCGGGTGGCCCAGGCCATCCCCTACTACCGCCGCTTTTTGGCCCGCTTCCCCACCCTGGAGGCCCTGCGGGAAGCTCCCCTGGAAGAGGTGCTCAAGGTGTGGCAGGGGGCGGGGTATTACCGCCGGGCGGAAAACCTTCACCGCTTGGCCCAGGCGGTGGAGCGGCTTCCCCGTCGCTTTGCCGAGCTCAAGAGGCTTCCCGGCCTGGGCCCCTACACGGCGGCGGCGGTGGCCTCCATGGCCTTCGGGGAACGGGTGGCGGCGGTGGACGGGAACGTGCGCCGGGTGCTCGCCCGCCTCTTCGCCCGGGAAAACCCCTCTCCCAAGGAGCTTTTCGCCCTGGCCGAGGGGCTTCTCCCCGAAGGGGAAGACCCTGGGGTGTGGAACCAGGCCCTCATGGAGCTTGGGGCCACCGTCTGCCTTCCCCGGAAACCCCTCTGCCCCGCCTGCCCCCTAAAGGCCTTCTGCCAGGGCCAGGGGAACTGGGAGCGCTACCCAAGGCCAAGGCGGCGGGAAGCCCCGGAAGAGCGGCTTGCCGCCCTGGTCCTTTGGGGCGCAGGGGGTGTCTACCTGGAGCGGCTTTCGGGGCGTTTCCGGGGGCTTTACGGGGTTCCCCTTTTCCCCGAGGAGGAGCTGGCGGATAGGGCCAAGGCCTTCGGCGTGGCCCCCCGGTACCTCGCCGAGGTGCGCCACGCCCTCACCCATAGGCGGCTTCGGGTGAAGGTCTACGGGGCCCTCTGGGAAGGGGTGGGGGAGGACCCCAAGGGGAAGCCCCTACCCAAGCTCATGGAGAAGGTGCTCGGCAAGGCGCTTCCCCTCCTGGCTCATGCAGGCGTAGTCCCCTTCCCGCACGCAAAGCCCCACGGCGTAGAGCCCCGCTAG
- a CDS encoding CoA-binding protein: MEDAALRAYLERARTIAVLGAHKDPSRPAHYVPKYLWERGYRILPVNPRFAGEELFGERVAASLGEVSESVDLLDVFRPPSALMAHLEEILALRPGLVWLQSGIRHPAFEEALRGAGIPVVADRCLMVEHKRLFRGALPLP, from the coding sequence ATGGAGGACGCGGCCTTGCGGGCTTATTTGGAGAGGGCCCGGACCATTGCCGTCCTGGGGGCCCACAAGGACCCTTCCCGCCCCGCCCACTACGTGCCCAAGTACCTGTGGGAGAGGGGCTACCGCATTCTGCCCGTGAACCCCCGCTTCGCCGGGGAGGAGCTTTTTGGGGAGAGGGTGGCGGCGAGCCTAGGGGAGGTTTCGGAGAGCGTGGATCTCCTGGACGTCTTCCGTCCCCCTTCCGCCCTCATGGCGCACCTGGAGGAGATCCTGGCCTTAAGGCCGGGCCTCGTCTGGCTCCAGTCCGGCATCCGCCACCCGGCCTTTGAGGAGGCCCTGAGGGGGGCGGGCATACCCGTGGTGGCGGACCGTTGCCTCATGGTGGAGCACAAGCGCCTCTTCCGGGGCGCCCTTCCCTTGCCGTGA
- a CDS encoding nuclease-related domain-containing protein — MARQFGKAGKTLSRKLWRVALVLLGFGFLAWFLVKLLVPWAGFLALPVAVFLVGKLLQDKEVERAVVANARGYLGEARVGQVLAGLPSTWRVFHDVDLGGENADHVVVGPPGVFNVEVKNYTGKIRATPKGLWIRGERRDDLVRQAWRQAHKLRELLGVEVEPLLVFVGGELEGRQVGRLPVLRPEEVVPYLKGLPSRLGFAEAQRVAQVLERKVR; from the coding sequence ATGGCGCGCCAATTCGGAAAAGCGGGCAAGACCCTTTCGCGGAAGCTCTGGCGGGTGGCCCTGGTCCTGCTCGGCTTTGGGTTTTTGGCTTGGTTCCTGGTGAAGCTTCTGGTCCCCTGGGCGGGGTTTTTGGCGCTACCCGTGGCGGTCTTTTTGGTGGGCAAGCTCCTCCAGGACAAGGAGGTGGAGCGGGCGGTGGTGGCCAACGCCCGGGGCTACCTCGGGGAAGCCCGTGTGGGCCAGGTCCTGGCCGGCCTCCCCTCCACCTGGCGGGTGTTCCACGACGTGGATCTGGGCGGGGAGAACGCCGACCACGTGGTGGTGGGGCCCCCTGGGGTCTTCAACGTGGAGGTCAAGAACTATACCGGCAAGATCCGGGCCACCCCTAAGGGCCTTTGGATCCGGGGGGAGCGCCGGGATGACCTCGTCCGCCAGGCCTGGCGCCAGGCGCACAAGCTCCGGGAGCTTTTGGGGGTGGAGGTGGAGCCCCTCCTCGTGTTCGTGGGCGGCGAGCTGGAGGGTCGGCAGGTGGGCCGGCTTCCCGTGCTCCGGCCCGAGGAGGTGGTGCCCTACCTTAAGGGGCTTCCCTCCCGCCTGGGCTTTGCCGAGGCGCAAAGGGTAGCCCAGGTCTTGGAAAGGAAGGTGAGGTGA
- a CDS encoding nitrilase-related carbon-nitrogen hydrolase has translation MVRHAIVQFRPEKGRLRESLARLAEALRLLKPHAPEVVVLPEAALTGYFLQGGVRELALTRFELLELLSQVHKEVGWEGLLDVVVGFYERDEGAYYNSAAYLELPHRVVHVHRKVFLPTYGVFDEERYLARGRRVEAFTTRFGRAAILICEDFWHSVTATIAALDGAEVIYVPAASPARGFQGERPENVARWRTLAQAVAAEHGVYVVLASLVGFEGGKGMSGGSLVAGPEGRILAEAPLFEEAALLFSLDRDRIPPVRYDSPLLSDLEAGLPLLLQDLTRVLNGRRHEAP, from the coding sequence GTGGTCCGGCACGCCATCGTGCAGTTCCGGCCGGAGAAGGGGCGGCTTCGGGAAAGCCTGGCCCGCCTGGCCGAGGCCCTGCGCCTCCTAAAGCCCCACGCCCCCGAGGTGGTGGTCCTGCCCGAGGCCGCCCTCACGGGGTACTTCCTGCAAGGGGGGGTGCGGGAGCTCGCCCTCACCCGCTTTGAGCTTTTAGAGCTCCTCTCCCAGGTGCACAAGGAGGTGGGGTGGGAGGGGCTATTGGACGTGGTGGTGGGGTTTTACGAGCGGGACGAGGGGGCCTACTACAATAGCGCCGCCTACCTAGAGCTTCCCCACCGGGTGGTCCACGTGCACCGCAAGGTCTTCCTCCCCACCTACGGGGTCTTTGACGAGGAGCGTTACCTGGCCCGGGGGAGGCGGGTGGAGGCCTTTACCACCCGCTTCGGCCGGGCGGCCATCCTCATCTGCGAGGACTTCTGGCACTCCGTCACCGCCACCATCGCCGCCTTGGACGGGGCCGAGGTCATCTACGTGCCGGCGGCGAGCCCGGCCCGGGGCTTCCAAGGGGAGCGCCCGGAGAACGTGGCCCGCTGGCGCACCCTGGCCCAGGCGGTGGCGGCGGAGCACGGGGTGTACGTGGTCCTGGCGAGCCTGGTGGGGTTTGAGGGAGGAAAGGGGATGAGCGGGGGAAGCTTGGTGGCGGGCCCCGAGGGGCGGATCCTGGCCGAGGCCCCCCTTTTTGAGGAGGCGGCCCTTCTCTTCTCCTTGGATCGGGACAGGATTCCCCCCGTGCGCTACGATAGCCCCCTCCTCTCCGACCTCGAGGCGGGCCTTCCCCTTCTCCTCCAAGACCTCACCCGGGTCCTGAACGGGAGGCGGCATGAAGCTCCTTGA
- a CDS encoding 1,4-alpha-glucan branching protein, which yields MARFALVLHGHLPYVRAHGMWPFGEETLYEAMAETYLPLLRALERLWQEGVEARFTLGITPILAEQLADARIREGFWAYAQDRLERAQGDYLRYQGTELEKSARHQVGFWELTLDHFHSLSGEILPAFRRAQDRGQVELITSNATHGYSPLLGYDEALWAQIKTGVATHRRHFAQHPTGFWLPEMAYRPRGPWKPPVEGPPEGIRAGVDELLMRAGIRYTFVDAHLVQGGKPLAPYGEASLGPVESGEATLYVHELESGLRVLARNQETALQVWSADYGYPGEGLYREFHRKDPLSGLHHWRVTHRKADLAAKAPYDPEAAFAKAREHAAHFVGLVRRLAQGHPEGVILAPYDAELFGHWWYEGVAWLEEVLRLLVREEGVRAVTAKEAVQGPALRAALPEGSWGRGGDHRVWLNEATRDYWRRVYRAEGAMREAVRRGVLPPKVLQQAMRELLLLEASDWPFLIDTGQAREYAEERYKAHAERFFRLLQGVSPEELKALEEEDNPFPEADPRLYLGL from the coding sequence ATGGCGCGCTTTGCCCTGGTCCTCCACGGCCACCTCCCCTACGTGCGGGCCCACGGGATGTGGCCCTTTGGGGAGGAGACCCTCTACGAGGCCATGGCCGAAACCTACCTGCCCCTTCTCAGGGCCTTGGAAAGGCTTTGGCAGGAAGGGGTGGAGGCCCGCTTCACCCTGGGCATCACGCCCATTTTGGCGGAGCAACTGGCGGACGCCCGCATCCGGGAAGGCTTTTGGGCCTACGCCCAGGACCGCTTGGAGCGGGCCCAAGGGGACTACCTCCGCTACCAGGGCACGGAATTGGAGAAAAGCGCCCGCCACCAGGTGGGGTTTTGGGAGCTCACCCTGGACCACTTCCACTCCCTTTCCGGGGAGATCCTCCCCGCCTTCCGCCGGGCCCAGGACCGGGGCCAGGTGGAGCTCATCACCTCCAACGCCACCCACGGCTACTCGCCCCTTCTGGGTTACGACGAGGCCCTTTGGGCCCAGATCAAGACCGGGGTGGCCACCCACCGCCGCCACTTCGCCCAGCACCCCACGGGGTTTTGGCTGCCGGAGATGGCCTACCGCCCCAGGGGGCCTTGGAAGCCCCCGGTGGAGGGCCCACCGGAGGGAATTCGGGCAGGGGTGGACGAGCTTTTGATGCGGGCGGGCATCCGCTACACCTTCGTGGACGCCCACCTGGTCCAAGGGGGAAAGCCCCTTGCCCCTTACGGGGAAGCCAGCTTGGGGCCCGTGGAGAGCGGGGAAGCCACCTTGTACGTCCACGAGCTGGAGTCGGGCCTTAGGGTGCTCGCCCGCAACCAGGAGACGGCCCTGCAGGTCTGGAGCGCCGATTACGGCTACCCCGGGGAAGGGCTATACCGGGAGTTCCACCGCAAGGACCCCCTTTCCGGGCTCCACCACTGGCGGGTGACCCACCGCAAGGCGGACCTCGCCGCCAAGGCCCCCTATGACCCCGAGGCGGCCTTCGCCAAGGCGCGGGAGCATGCGGCCCACTTCGTGGGCCTGGTAAGGCGGCTTGCCCAGGGGCACCCGGAAGGGGTGATCCTCGCCCCCTACGACGCCGAGCTTTTCGGCCACTGGTGGTACGAGGGGGTGGCGTGGCTGGAGGAGGTCCTGCGCCTTCTCGTCCGGGAGGAAGGGGTGCGGGCGGTGACGGCCAAGGAGGCGGTCCAGGGGCCTGCCCTCCGCGCCGCCTTGCCCGAGGGGTCCTGGGGCCGGGGGGGGGACCACCGGGTCTGGCTCAACGAGGCTACCCGGGACTACTGGCGGCGGGTGTACCGGGCGGAGGGGGCCATGCGGGAGGCGGTGCGGCGGGGGGTTTTGCCCCCTAAGGTCCTGCAGCAGGCCATGCGGGAGCTTCTCCTCCTCGAGGCCTCCGACTGGCCCTTCCTTATAGATACGGGCCAGGCCCGGGAGTACGCCGAGGAGCGGTATAAGGCCCATGCGGAGCGGTTTTTCCGCCTCCTCCAAGGGGTTTCCCCAGAGGAGCTCAAGGCTTTGGAGGAGGAGGACAACCCCTTTCCCGAGGCCGACCCTAGGCTCTACCTGGGCCTTTAG
- a CDS encoding [LysW]-aminoadipate kinase, protein MIVVKVGGAEGISYEAVAKDAASLWREGVRLILVHGGSSETNKVAEALGHPPRFLTHPGGQVSRLTDRRTLEIFEMVYCGLVNKRLVELLQREGANAIGLSGLDGRLFVGRRKTAVKYVEDGKVKIHRGDYTGTVEEVNRALLDLLLGAGYLPVLTPPALSYENEAINTDGDQIAALLATTYQAEALVYLSNVPGLLARYPDEGSLVREIPVDRVEDPEYLALAQGRMKRKVMGAVEAVRGGVKRVVFADARVENPIRRALAGEGTVVR, encoded by the coding sequence GTGATCGTGGTCAAGGTGGGCGGCGCCGAGGGCATCTCCTACGAGGCGGTGGCTAAGGATGCGGCCTCCCTTTGGCGGGAGGGGGTGCGGCTTATCCTGGTCCACGGAGGGAGCAGCGAGACCAACAAGGTGGCGGAGGCCCTGGGCCACCCGCCCCGCTTCCTCACCCACCCTGGGGGGCAGGTGAGCCGCCTCACGGACCGCAGGACCTTGGAGATCTTTGAGATGGTCTACTGCGGCCTGGTGAACAAGCGCCTGGTGGAGCTCCTCCAACGGGAAGGGGCCAACGCCATCGGGCTTTCCGGGCTGGACGGGAGGCTTTTCGTAGGGCGTAGGAAGACCGCGGTGAAGTACGTGGAAGACGGGAAAGTCAAGATCCACCGCGGGGACTACACGGGCACGGTGGAAGAGGTGAACCGGGCCCTTTTGGACCTCCTTTTGGGGGCGGGCTACCTTCCCGTGCTCACCCCCCCCGCCCTGAGCTACGAGAACGAGGCCATCAACACGGACGGGGACCAGATCGCCGCCCTCCTCGCCACCACCTACCAGGCGGAGGCCTTGGTGTACCTCTCCAACGTGCCGGGGCTTCTCGCCCGCTACCCGGACGAGGGGAGCCTGGTGCGGGAAATCCCCGTGGACCGGGTGGAGGACCCCGAGTACCTGGCCCTGGCCCAGGGGCGGATGAAGCGGAAGGTCATGGGGGCGGTGGAGGCGGTGCGGGGCGGGGTGAAGCGGGTGGTCTTCGCCGACGCCCGGGTGGAAAACCCCATCCGGCGCGCCCTGGCCGGGGAAGGCACCGTGGTACGCTAG
- the argC gene encoding N-acetyl-gamma-glutamyl-phosphate reductase has protein sequence MDKRTVSIVGASGYAGGEFLRLALSHPYLEVKQVTSRRFAGEPVHFVHPNLRGRTNLKFIPPEKLEPADILVLALPHGVLAREFDRYAALAPILLDLSADFRLKDPELYRKYYGEHPRPDLLGRFVYAVPELYREAIGKADWMAGAGCNATATLLGLYPLLKGGVLKPTPIFVTLLISTSAAGAEATPASHHPERAGSIRVYKPTGHRHTAEVVENLPGRPEVHLTAIATDRVRGILMTAQCFLQDGWSERDVWQAYREAYGAEPFVRLVKQKKGVHRYPDPRFVQGTNYADIGFELEEDTGRLVVMVAIDNLVKGTAGHALQALNIRMGWPETLGLDFPGLHP, from the coding sequence GTGGATAAGAGGACCGTTTCCATCGTGGGGGCTTCGGGGTACGCCGGGGGGGAGTTCTTGCGCCTGGCCCTCTCCCACCCCTACCTGGAGGTGAAGCAGGTGACCTCGAGGCGCTTCGCCGGCGAGCCCGTGCACTTCGTCCACCCCAACCTCAGGGGGAGAACGAACCTCAAGTTCATCCCCCCGGAGAAGCTGGAGCCCGCCGACATCCTGGTCCTGGCCCTGCCCCACGGGGTCCTGGCCCGGGAGTTTGACCGCTACGCCGCCCTAGCCCCCATCCTCCTAGACCTCTCCGCCGACTTCCGGCTTAAGGACCCCGAGCTTTACCGGAAATACTACGGGGAGCACCCCCGGCCCGACCTCTTGGGCCGCTTCGTCTACGCCGTGCCCGAGCTTTACCGGGAGGCCATAGGGAAGGCGGACTGGATGGCGGGGGCCGGGTGCAACGCCACCGCCACCCTGCTCGGGCTTTATCCCCTCCTGAAGGGCGGGGTGCTCAAGCCCACCCCCATCTTCGTGACCCTCCTCATCTCCACCTCCGCCGCCGGGGCCGAGGCCACCCCGGCGAGCCACCACCCGGAGCGGGCGGGGTCCATCCGGGTCTACAAGCCCACGGGCCACCGCCACACCGCCGAGGTGGTGGAAAACCTTCCGGGCCGCCCCGAGGTCCACCTCACCGCCATCGCCACCGACCGGGTCCGGGGGATCCTCATGACCGCCCAGTGCTTCCTGCAGGACGGCTGGAGCGAAAGGGACGTGTGGCAGGCCTACCGCGAGGCCTACGGGGCGGAGCCTTTCGTCCGCCTGGTAAAGCAGAAAAAGGGCGTCCACCGCTACCCCGACCCCCGCTTCGTCCAGGGCACCAACTACGCCGACATCGGCTTTGAACTGGAGGAGGACACGGGCAGGCTCGTGGTCATGGTGGCCATAGACAACCTGGTGAAGGGCACCGCCGGCCACGCCCTCCAGGCCCTGAATATCCGCATGGGCTGGCCGGAGACCCTGGGCCTGGACTTCCCCGGGCTCCACCCCTAG
- the lysX gene encoding lysine biosynthesis protein LysX: MLAILYDRIRPDEKMLFERAEALGIPYKKVYAPALPMVLGERPEALEGVTVALERCVSQSRGLAVARYLTALGIPVVNRPEVMETCGDKWATSVALARAGVPQPRTALLTDTEEALKLMEAWGYPVVLKPVIGSWGRLLAKITDREAAEAILEHKEVLGGFQHQLLYLQEYVRKPGRDIRVFVVGDRAIAAIYRKSPHWITNTARGGQAENCPLTEELAGLAVRAAEAVGGGVVAIDLFESERGLLVNEVNHTMEFKNSVHTTGVDIPGEILRYAWEVARG; this comes from the coding sequence ATGCTGGCCATCCTGTACGACCGCATCCGCCCCGACGAGAAGATGCTCTTTGAAAGGGCTGAGGCCCTGGGCATCCCCTACAAGAAGGTCTATGCTCCCGCCCTGCCCATGGTCCTTGGGGAGAGGCCCGAGGCGCTAGAGGGGGTCACGGTGGCCCTGGAGCGGTGCGTGAGCCAAAGCCGGGGCCTGGCCGTGGCCCGCTACCTCACCGCCCTGGGCATCCCCGTGGTGAACCGGCCCGAGGTGATGGAAACCTGCGGGGACAAATGGGCCACCAGCGTGGCCTTAGCCCGCGCCGGTGTACCCCAGCCCAGGACCGCCCTCCTCACCGATACCGAGGAGGCCTTGAAGCTCATGGAGGCCTGGGGCTACCCCGTGGTCCTCAAGCCTGTTATCGGGAGCTGGGGCCGGCTTCTCGCCAAGATTACCGACCGGGAGGCGGCGGAGGCCATCCTGGAGCACAAGGAGGTCCTGGGGGGCTTCCAGCACCAACTCCTCTACCTGCAGGAGTACGTGCGGAAGCCCGGGCGGGACATCCGGGTCTTCGTGGTGGGGGATAGGGCCATCGCCGCCATCTACCGCAAAAGCCCCCACTGGATCACCAACACCGCCCGGGGCGGGCAGGCGGAGAACTGCCCCCTCACCGAGGAGCTCGCGGGGCTTGCTGTGCGGGCGGCCGAGGCCGTGGGGGGCGGAGTGGTGGCCATTGACCTCTTTGAGTCCGAGCGGGGGCTTTTGGTGAACGAGGTGAACCACACCATGGAGTTCAAGAACTCCGTGCACACCACGGGGGTGGATATCCCCGGGGAGATCCTGCGCTACGCCTGGGAGGTGGCCCGTGGATAA
- the lysW gene encoding lysine biosynthesis protein LysW, with the protein MVATCPECGAEIRLENPELGELVVCEDCGAELEVVGLDPLRLEPAPEEAEDWGE; encoded by the coding sequence ATGGTAGCGACCTGTCCCGAATGCGGTGCGGAGATTCGCCTGGAAAACCCCGAGCTTGGCGAGCTGGTGGTCTGCGAGGACTGCGGGGCGGAACTTGAGGTGGTGGGGCTAGACCCCTTGCGCCTCGAGCCCGCCCCCGAGGAAGCGGAGGACTGGGGCGAGTGA
- a CDS encoding paraquat-inducible protein A: MEDLEIVCPVCGEASLVLAEDLETLEVGDVLECEACGAFLEVVSLDPLEVEVTEEGLEGFFVDCPRCGYTFEVSEEDQGQEVQCPECGFGFVPDWSEVEEEDEEW, encoded by the coding sequence ATGGAGGACCTAGAGATCGTCTGTCCGGTGTGCGGCGAGGCCAGCCTGGTGTTGGCCGAGGATTTGGAGACCCTCGAGGTGGGGGATGTCCTGGAGTGCGAGGCCTGCGGGGCCTTTTTGGAGGTGGTTTCCCTGGACCCCTTGGAGGTGGAGGTGACGGAGGAGGGCCTGGAAGGCTTCTTCGTGGACTGCCCCCGTTGCGGCTACACCTTTGAGGTGTCCGAGGAGGACCAAGGCCAGGAGGTGCAGTGCCCCGAGTGCGGCTTTGGCTTTGTTCCCGATTGGAGTGAAGTGGAAGAGGAGGACGAGGAATGGTAG
- a CDS encoding homoaconitate hydratase (catalyzes the formation of homoisocitrate from cis-homoaconitate): MPRVWKFGDQINTDDILPGKYAPFMVGEDRFHRFAFAHLRPEFAQEVRPGDILVFGRNAGLGSSREYAPEALKRLGIRAVIAKSYARIFFRNLVNLGIIPFEAEEVVDALEDGDEVDLDLERGVLRKGDQTFSLRPPPPFLLEALKEGSLLDYYKKHGRFPGE; encoded by the coding sequence ATGCCTAGGGTGTGGAAGTTCGGCGACCAGATCAACACGGACGATATCCTTCCCGGGAAGTACGCCCCCTTCATGGTGGGGGAGGACCGCTTTCACCGGTTCGCCTTCGCCCACCTGAGGCCCGAGTTCGCCCAGGAGGTGCGCCCTGGGGATATCCTGGTTTTCGGCCGGAACGCCGGGCTTGGCTCCAGCCGGGAGTACGCCCCCGAGGCCCTGAAGCGCCTCGGGATACGGGCGGTCATCGCCAAGAGCTACGCCCGCATCTTCTTCCGCAACCTGGTGAACCTGGGGATTATCCCCTTTGAAGCGGAGGAGGTGGTGGATGCCCTAGAGGACGGCGACGAGGTGGACCTGGACCTGGAAAGGGGGGTTTTGCGGAAGGGGGACCAAACCTTTTCCCTCCGCCCCCCGCCCCCTTTTCTCCTGGAGGCGCTCAAGGAGGGTTCGCTTCTGGACTACTACAAGAAGCACGGGCGCTTCCCGGGGGAGTAA
- a CDS encoding 3-isopropylmalate dehydratase large subunit translates to MGLTLAEKILSHKAGRQVRAGELVVVEVDQVMVVDSIAGSFFKRLAYLEATPRYPERVSIVIDHVAPAANLEVAKAQKEIREWGRQHGIRVFDVGRGVCHQVLMEEGLAQPGWIVVGSDSHSTTYGAVGAFGTGMGATDIALAAASGRTWLRVPESVKVVFRGRLPKGVTAKDAALEMVRLLTAEGATYMAVEIHLLDGAEALSRGERMTLANLTVEAGAKAGLVVPSGEILEMYWVPEWLYPDPDAQYAREVEIDLSTLTPRVSVPFYVDNVHEVAAVKGKRVDQVFIGTCTNGRLEDLRAAAEVLRGRKVAPWVRLLVVPASSQVLEEAAKDGTLLTLLEAGATIGTPGCGPCMGRHMGVLAPGEVCVSTSNRNFRGRMGAPDAEIYLASPRVAAASAVAGYLTTPEELEVAHA, encoded by the coding sequence ATGGGCTTAACCCTAGCGGAAAAGATCCTCTCCCACAAGGCAGGGCGCCAGGTGCGGGCGGGGGAACTGGTGGTGGTGGAGGTGGACCAGGTGATGGTGGTGGACTCCATCGCCGGAAGCTTCTTTAAGCGCCTAGCGTACCTGGAAGCCACCCCCCGCTACCCCGAGCGGGTTTCCATCGTCATTGACCACGTGGCCCCGGCGGCCAACCTGGAGGTGGCCAAGGCGCAGAAGGAGATCCGGGAATGGGGCAGGCAGCACGGTATCCGGGTCTTTGACGTGGGCCGGGGGGTGTGCCACCAGGTCCTCATGGAGGAGGGCCTGGCCCAGCCTGGCTGGATTGTGGTGGGCTCGGACTCCCACTCCACCACCTACGGGGCCGTGGGGGCCTTCGGCACGGGCATGGGGGCCACGGACATCGCCCTGGCGGCGGCGAGCGGCCGCACCTGGCTAAGGGTGCCGGAGAGCGTCAAGGTGGTCTTCCGGGGAAGGCTTCCCAAAGGGGTCACGGCCAAGGACGCCGCCCTGGAGATGGTCCGGCTCCTCACCGCCGAAGGCGCCACCTACATGGCGGTGGAGATCCACCTGTTGGACGGGGCGGAGGCTCTCTCCCGGGGGGAGCGCATGACCCTGGCCAACCTCACGGTGGAGGCGGGGGCCAAGGCGGGGCTTGTGGTGCCGAGCGGGGAGATACTGGAGATGTACTGGGTGCCCGAATGGCTCTACCCCGACCCCGACGCCCAGTACGCCCGGGAGGTGGAGATTGACCTTTCCACCCTTACCCCCAGGGTTTCCGTGCCCTTCTACGTGGACAACGTGCACGAGGTGGCGGCGGTGAAGGGGAAGCGGGTGGACCAGGTCTTCATCGGCACCTGCACCAACGGGCGCCTCGAGGACCTGAGGGCGGCGGCGGAGGTGCTAAGGGGCAGGAAGGTGGCCCCTTGGGTGCGGCTCCTCGTGGTGCCCGCCTCAAGCCAGGTCCTGGAGGAGGCGGCCAAGGACGGCACCCTCCTCACCCTCCTGGAGGCGGGGGCCACCATCGGCACCCCGGGGTGCGGCCCCTGCATGGGGCGGCACATGGGGGTCCTGGCCCCCGGGGAGGTGTGCGTCTCCACCTCCAACCGCAACTTCCGCGGGCGCATGGGGGCTCCCGACGCCGAAATCTACCTGGCAAGCCCCCGGGTGGCGGCGGCGAGCGCCGTGGCCGGGTACCTCACCACCCCGGAGGAGCTGGAGGTGGCCCATGCCTAG
- a CDS encoding type II toxin-antitoxin system HicB family antitoxin yields the protein MGRYWIRVYPDPDEPGVWLAEVPAVPGVRSDGDTREEAIRNAQEALEAMLEALKAKGLPIPEPQEEWVEAEIHAA from the coding sequence ATGGGACGGTATTGGATTCGCGTGTACCCAGACCCAGACGAACCTGGCGTCTGGCTCGCCGAGGTGCCCGCCGTGCCCGGGGTGCGCTCCGATGGGGATACACGCGAGGAGGCCATCCGCAATGCCCAAGAAGCCCTCGAGGCCATGCTGGAAGCCCTAAAGGCCAAGGGCCTGCCCATCCCCGAACCCCAGGAAGAGTGGGTGGAAGCGGAGATCCATGCCGCCTAG
- a CDS encoding type II toxin-antitoxin system HicA family toxin: protein MPPRPEEVVRKLKKLGLEEVGGKGSDRVLLHPDGRRTVVPFHRKELKRGTFLGILKDVGLTEEEFRRL, encoded by the coding sequence ATGCCGCCTAGGCCCGAAGAGGTGGTGCGGAAGCTCAAAAAGCTGGGCCTCGAGGAGGTAGGCGGTAAGGGAAGCGACCGGGTTCTCCTCCACCCCGACGGACGCCGTACCGTGGTTCCCTTCCACCGCAAGGAGCTCAAGCGAGGCACCTTTCTCGGCATCCTCAAAGATGTAGGCCTCACCGAAGAGGAGTTCCGCCGCCTCTAA